A genomic segment from Streptosporangium roseum DSM 43021 encodes:
- a CDS encoding MerR family transcriptional regulator, translating into MSIGELAERFGLAPHVLRHWEAMGLLVPAARVNGRRRYTRDHTVQVMTIIRAKAGGMSLEQIRELLAISGQAGRREFLQRQHAELERRLQEIAASKALIEHIMECRADDFTRCPDYRRVAENAAGGPNLHENTCVAPEHSRRPPT; encoded by the coding sequence ATGAGCATCGGAGAACTCGCCGAACGGTTCGGCCTCGCACCGCACGTGCTGCGCCACTGGGAGGCGATGGGCCTGCTGGTCCCGGCCGCCAGGGTGAACGGCCGGCGCCGCTACACCCGTGACCACACCGTCCAGGTCATGACGATCATCCGGGCCAAGGCCGGCGGGATGAGCCTGGAGCAGATCCGGGAGCTGCTCGCCATCTCCGGCCAGGCCGGACGCCGGGAGTTCCTCCAGCGGCAGCACGCCGAGCTGGAGCGGCGGCTTCAGGAGATAGCGGCGTCCAAGGCGCTGATCGAGCACATCATGGAATGCCGGGCCGACGACTTCACCCGGTGCCCCGACTACCGGCGCGTGGCGGAGAACGCGGCCGGAGGCCCGAACCTCCACGAGAACACGTGCGTGGCGCCGGAGCACTCTCGCCGTCCACCGACCTGA
- a CDS encoding helix-turn-helix transcriptional regulator: MSADGRRGVGRTVSPVLVGRDAELARLAAAVAARPSVVVVEGEAGIGKSRLVAELAARPEMAGLRFLSGGCSQIREPFPLGPLVEALRSSGGDLAGVALSPVAGALRSLFPELADVLPGAPGPLDDRAAERHRLFRGLAAVLAALGPAVLVVEDLHWADEQTVEFLAYLLANPPGALSVVLTYRGEEAPAGVQALTARPADTIIHEHIALATLDETQTRALAAAILGSEEVSAEFAGHLCTRASGLPLAIQELLALLRSRGALIRWEGGWARRALDALDVPVGVRASVQERVGRLSPAARGVAEAAAALQLASPVAVLTGVTGLSPAEAADGVDEVLDSGLFVERDGVVRFRHVLAAQAVHEGISLGRRQALHAAAATAVRDLRPVPLGRVAYHLRQAGRLGDWVDAAESAADQAFALGDDAEVARLLEDVLRHADLAPEHRAALAIRLGWAASELLHLPDVGDLLAEALDKAPPGPVRGELRFLLGMQLEVTRTDPARRYRMFTDALEELAERPELAAWTMVALALPATMDVPSQERLGWLERALETLPEVGDPATRLLVLSKVAMVFTVVGDPRWAELTDRVVRETGGYAGPRREVSAYRSIGDEACFSGHHEVALRLLTKALESAASADVTGGMEFRCRASMTMVAYCRGTWDGLGEEVEALRHGRSDRPVEVNLLDAVAACLSPAPGRMDAAQDLLREVVQRVGAMGDVDLLPFPVSMLLRVATARGEAAAAIAGTSEAVALWEANSFWPVGVRAVPALVEALLAAGRPAEAAEVVVRYESRLLGLDAPLAPAGLRQARGLMAAAEQRWREAAEHFTAAAADFRRLPAPYEAAHADEQAAACLFALGDPAAEPTLKAAITVYGGMGARWDLDRATRLARRWGLRPAPPAPSRDGANDSLSARQQQVARLAAAGLTNQEIAREMFLSPKTVDKHLGAAMRKFGARSRTELARHLDHPAGP, translated from the coding sequence ATGAGCGCGGACGGACGTAGGGGCGTGGGCCGGACGGTCTCTCCGGTCCTGGTCGGGCGTGATGCGGAGCTGGCACGGCTGGCGGCGGCGGTGGCCGCGCGGCCTTCGGTGGTCGTGGTCGAGGGCGAGGCGGGCATCGGCAAGTCCCGGCTGGTCGCGGAGCTGGCCGCGCGGCCGGAGATGGCGGGGCTGCGATTTCTGAGCGGCGGGTGCAGCCAGATCAGGGAGCCGTTCCCGCTCGGGCCGCTCGTCGAGGCGCTGCGGTCCAGTGGCGGCGACCTGGCCGGGGTGGCGCTGTCGCCGGTGGCCGGTGCGCTGAGATCCCTGTTTCCCGAGCTGGCGGACGTCCTTCCCGGAGCGCCCGGACCGCTGGACGATCGGGCGGCCGAGCGGCACCGGCTGTTCCGCGGACTGGCCGCGGTGCTGGCCGCGCTCGGTCCCGCCGTACTCGTGGTCGAGGATCTGCACTGGGCCGACGAGCAGACCGTCGAGTTCCTGGCGTACCTGCTGGCGAATCCGCCGGGTGCGCTGTCGGTCGTGCTGACCTATCGGGGCGAGGAGGCGCCGGCCGGGGTACAGGCGCTGACCGCGCGCCCGGCCGACACGATCATCCATGAGCACATCGCGCTGGCGACGCTGGACGAGACGCAGACCCGCGCGCTCGCGGCCGCGATCCTGGGCAGTGAGGAGGTCTCCGCAGAGTTCGCCGGGCACCTGTGCACGCGGGCCTCCGGCCTGCCGCTGGCGATCCAGGAACTGCTGGCGCTGCTGCGGTCACGTGGGGCGCTGATCCGGTGGGAGGGCGGCTGGGCACGCCGCGCCCTCGACGCGCTGGACGTGCCGGTGGGGGTGCGGGCGTCGGTGCAGGAGCGGGTGGGACGGCTGTCACCCGCGGCGAGGGGGGTGGCGGAGGCGGCCGCGGCGCTTCAGCTGGCCTCGCCCGTCGCGGTGTTGACCGGCGTCACCGGCCTGTCCCCGGCGGAGGCGGCCGACGGGGTGGACGAGGTGCTGGACTCCGGCCTGTTCGTCGAGCGGGACGGGGTGGTGCGATTCCGGCACGTGCTGGCGGCCCAGGCGGTCCACGAGGGAATCTCACTGGGGCGCAGGCAAGCGTTGCACGCCGCCGCCGCGACCGCCGTGCGGGACCTGCGCCCGGTGCCCCTGGGGCGGGTGGCGTACCACCTCCGGCAGGCCGGTCGCCTCGGGGACTGGGTGGACGCCGCCGAGAGCGCCGCCGACCAGGCCTTCGCGCTGGGTGACGACGCCGAGGTGGCACGGCTCCTGGAGGACGTGCTGCGCCACGCGGATCTGGCGCCCGAGCACCGGGCGGCCCTGGCGATCAGGCTGGGGTGGGCCGCCTCGGAGTTGTTGCACCTGCCGGACGTCGGCGACCTGCTCGCCGAGGCGCTCGACAAAGCCCCTCCCGGGCCCGTCCGCGGCGAGCTGCGGTTCCTGCTGGGGATGCAGCTCGAAGTGACCCGGACGGACCCGGCGCGCAGGTATCGGATGTTCACCGACGCCCTGGAGGAACTGGCCGAGCGGCCGGAGCTGGCGGCCTGGACCATGGTGGCCCTGGCGTTGCCGGCCACCATGGACGTGCCCTCCCAAGAGCGCCTGGGGTGGTTGGAGCGCGCCCTGGAGACGCTGCCCGAGGTCGGTGACCCCGCGACCCGTCTCCTCGTGCTGAGCAAGGTCGCGATGGTGTTCACCGTGGTCGGCGATCCGCGCTGGGCCGAGCTGACCGACCGCGTCGTGCGGGAGACGGGCGGCTACGCCGGTCCCCGCAGGGAGGTCTCCGCCTATCGCTCCATCGGCGACGAGGCCTGTTTCAGCGGACATCACGAGGTGGCGCTCCGACTGCTGACCAAGGCGCTGGAGAGTGCGGCGAGCGCTGACGTCACCGGCGGCATGGAGTTCCGCTGTCGCGCCTCGATGACGATGGTGGCCTATTGCCGGGGCACCTGGGACGGGCTGGGCGAGGAGGTCGAGGCGCTGCGTCACGGGCGCAGTGACCGCCCGGTCGAAGTGAACCTCCTGGATGCCGTGGCGGCCTGCCTGTCGCCCGCCCCGGGCCGTATGGACGCCGCTCAGGATCTCCTGCGTGAAGTCGTCCAGCGGGTGGGGGCCATGGGAGACGTCGATCTGCTCCCGTTTCCGGTGAGCATGCTGCTGCGGGTGGCCACCGCCCGTGGTGAGGCCGCCGCAGCGATCGCGGGGACTTCGGAGGCCGTCGCCCTGTGGGAGGCCAACAGCTTCTGGCCGGTGGGGGTCCGGGCGGTTCCCGCGCTGGTCGAGGCGTTGCTGGCAGCGGGCAGGCCGGCGGAGGCGGCCGAGGTGGTGGTCCGGTACGAGTCCCGGCTGCTGGGGCTGGACGCGCCGCTGGCTCCGGCGGGGCTGCGGCAGGCCCGCGGGCTCATGGCCGCCGCGGAGCAGCGGTGGCGCGAGGCCGCGGAGCACTTCACGGCCGCCGCCGCCGACTTCCGGCGGCTACCGGCCCCCTACGAGGCGGCCCATGCGGACGAGCAGGCCGCGGCCTGCCTCTTCGCTCTCGGCGACCCCGCCGCGGAACCCACCCTCAAGGCGGCCATCACCGTGTACGGCGGGATGGGCGCGCGATGGGACCTGGATCGGGCCACCCGGCTGGCCCGGCGATGGGGCCTGCGCCCAGCTCCTCCCGCCCCGTCGCGCGACGGGGCGAACGACTCCCTGTCGGCACGGCAACAGCAGGTGGCGCGGCTGGCCGCGGCGGGACTCACCAACCAGGAGATCGCCAGGGAGATGTTCCTGTCGCCGAAGACCGTCGACAAGCATCTCGGCGCGGCGATGCGCAAGTTCGGCGCGCGTTCGCGCACGGAGCTCGCCCGCCACCTGGACCACCCCGCAGGACCTTGA
- a CDS encoding polysaccharide lyase 8 family protein → MNGYSRRLFLQLGGVATAGTLIQARSAHAEDDSFALLRRRWRDVTAGSGFDAAAEPYRTRLAELGTTAARYRDTMAPADASLWPGLAFPSFIGTPARLQTMARAYALPGTGLTGDAGLASAVAAGIDHYRRRVYTAGADPAGNWWNWQIGTPGRLLDAAVLIGPHLADRQSRALRDAVDHFLPECRLNDYSGTSTGANRVDLCTVTLLRAILGSDPGKAALAASALSPVFPYVSEGDGIYRDGSFVQHTSVPYQGGYGAVMLSGLATLFAVLRGSRWEITDAGRQIVFDTVERSFAPFVHDGFCMDLVSGRGIGREPYGDHRRGRGIASSILLLGDAASAAERARWQGMVKGWALRDTCRPMLGAAERSDLGFHARLAAVLDDDAIPAADEPIGHRLLAMSARAVHRRPGWCAGLSMASYRIGHYEHGNGENLRGWHTGSGMLYWWGEGHGDQYSDSFWPTVDPYRLPGTTVSTRRLADGAGEGWGDTCPPGRWVGGATDGTYATVGQHLNGFESTMEAFKSWFFLDDAVVCLGAAITGEDGVPVETIVDNRRTDAFLTVDDRAGWAHLEGHGGYVVPCARLHTLREERTGGPEPVTRSYVTLWLDHGVDPRSAGYVYLLLPGASLARTRARAADPGWARVLANTARRQGVQVPSLGITAVNFWNDGAAGGLTASAPCAVLVRERGDGTATLTVSDPRRDLDGLTVTWDRPVTGVLRGHPLLTGAATGAKLTLTFGRLSDRGGSSKTVTVRLG, encoded by the coding sequence GTGAACGGATATTCCAGGCGATTATTTCTGCAGCTCGGCGGAGTCGCCACGGCTGGGACGCTGATCCAGGCGCGTTCCGCGCACGCGGAGGACGATTCCTTCGCCCTGCTGCGCCGCCGATGGCGGGACGTGACGGCGGGGTCGGGATTCGACGCGGCGGCCGAACCGTACCGGACCCGGCTGGCGGAGCTGGGGACGACGGCGGCCCGATACCGGGATACCATGGCGCCCGCCGACGCGTCGCTCTGGCCCGGCCTGGCGTTCCCCTCCTTCATCGGCACCCCCGCGCGGCTGCAGACCATGGCCCGCGCGTACGCCCTGCCGGGGACCGGCCTGACCGGCGACGCGGGCCTGGCCTCGGCCGTCGCCGCCGGCATCGACCACTACCGGCGGCGGGTGTACACCGCGGGCGCGGACCCGGCCGGCAACTGGTGGAACTGGCAGATCGGCACCCCCGGAAGGCTCCTCGACGCGGCCGTGCTGATCGGCCCGCACCTGGCGGACCGGCAGAGCAGGGCACTGCGGGACGCGGTGGACCACTTCCTCCCCGAGTGCCGCCTGAACGACTACAGCGGCACCAGCACCGGGGCCAACCGGGTGGACCTGTGCACGGTGACGCTGCTGCGCGCCATCCTCGGATCCGACCCGGGGAAGGCCGCGCTGGCCGCCTCGGCCCTCTCCCCGGTCTTCCCCTACGTCTCCGAGGGCGACGGAATCTACCGGGACGGCTCGTTCGTCCAGCACACGTCCGTCCCCTACCAGGGCGGGTACGGGGCGGTGATGCTGTCCGGTCTCGCGACGCTGTTCGCGGTGCTGCGCGGCTCGCGGTGGGAGATCACCGACGCGGGCAGGCAGATCGTCTTCGACACCGTCGAGAGGTCGTTCGCGCCGTTCGTCCACGACGGCTTCTGCATGGACCTCGTCAGCGGCCGCGGGATCGGCAGGGAGCCGTACGGTGACCACAGGAGAGGCCGCGGGATCGCCTCCTCGATCCTGCTGCTGGGGGACGCGGCCTCCGCCGCCGAGCGGGCCCGCTGGCAGGGCATGGTGAAGGGGTGGGCGCTGCGGGACACCTGCCGGCCCATGCTCGGCGCGGCCGAGAGGAGCGACCTGGGGTTCCACGCCCGCCTCGCCGCGGTCCTGGATGACGACGCGATCCCCGCGGCGGACGAGCCCATCGGGCACCGGCTGCTGGCGATGAGCGCCCGCGCCGTCCATCGCAGGCCGGGCTGGTGCGCGGGGCTCAGCATGGCCTCCTACCGGATCGGCCACTACGAGCACGGCAACGGCGAGAACCTCCGGGGCTGGCACACCGGCTCGGGAATGCTCTACTGGTGGGGCGAGGGCCACGGCGACCAGTATTCCGACTCCTTCTGGCCCACCGTCGACCCCTACCGCCTGCCGGGCACGACCGTCTCCACCCGGCGGCTGGCCGACGGCGCCGGTGAGGGGTGGGGCGACACCTGCCCGCCAGGCCGCTGGGTGGGTGGCGCCACCGACGGCACGTACGCGACGGTCGGCCAGCACCTGAACGGCTTCGAGAGCACGATGGAGGCCTTCAAGTCATGGTTCTTCCTCGACGACGCGGTGGTCTGCCTGGGCGCCGCGATCACCGGCGAGGACGGCGTGCCGGTCGAGACCATCGTGGACAACCGCAGAACCGACGCGTTCCTCACCGTGGACGACAGGGCGGGCTGGGCACACCTGGAGGGGCACGGCGGCTACGTCGTGCCCTGCGCCCGCCTGCACACGCTGCGCGAGGAACGCACCGGCGGCCCGGAGCCGGTCACCCGGAGCTATGTGACCCTCTGGCTCGACCACGGCGTCGACCCCCGCTCGGCCGGCTACGTCTACCTGCTCCTGCCGGGTGCGAGCCTGGCGCGGACCCGGGCCCGCGCCGCCGACCCCGGCTGGGCGCGCGTGCTCGCCAACACCGCCCGCCGGCAGGGTGTCCAGGTCCCTTCGCTCGGGATCACCGCGGTGAACTTCTGGAACGACGGAGCCGCCGGCGGCCTGACCGCCTCCGCCCCGTGCGCGGTCCTCGTCAGGGAGCGCGGCGACGGCACGGCCACGCTGACCGTGTCGGACCCCCGGCGCGACCTGGACGGGCTGACCGTGACCTGGGACCGGCCGGTGACCGGGGTGCTCCGCGGGCACCCGCTCCTGACGGGCGCCGCGACCGGCGCGAAGCTCACGCTCACCTTCGGGCGGCTGTCGGACCGGGGCGGCAGCTCGAAGACGGTCACCGTACGGCTCGGCTGA
- a CDS encoding multicopper oxidase family protein, which yields MISRRGFLGLLGCTGLAVAGCGTSAGETAGQTLTSARALPAPFTVPLPIPKTAVPVRPGHYEVVQRAARVEIIPGTTTEIWGYDGTFPGPTFDLRRAGRTVIRVRNELPVPTSTHLHGGVTPPGSDGYPTDLVVAEGRGFRPPPGAHAGHDLSQWTFHSGARDYVYPLDQRAATLWYHDHRMDFTAPQVWRGLAGFLLVRDDEDDALPLPKGARDLPLMICDRSFEEDGAFRYPEVDPSLLVKAGVEDDFMEGVEGDVILVNGAPWPVLDVDAARYRLRLLNASNARRYRLALAPGGRFVQVGSDLGLLAAPVTHEAITIAPAERFDVVVDFSAYPVGTEVTLVNTLGTGSTRDVMRFRVARKAKDDSAVPRRLSRIDPPDRSGAVATRVFDFRMTGQGGGAAWTINGRPFRPGSPLARPRLNTTEVWRFTSDFHHPVHVHLAHFQVLSRGGRPPAPTDAGWKDTVDVRPYEVVDVLVRFEGYRGRYMLHCHNLEHEDMAMMADFEVI from the coding sequence GTGATCTCCCGGCGGGGCTTCCTCGGCCTGCTCGGCTGCACCGGGCTCGCCGTCGCCGGATGCGGGACGTCGGCCGGCGAGACCGCAGGCCAGACCCTGACCAGCGCGCGGGCGCTGCCCGCGCCGTTCACCGTGCCGCTCCCCATCCCCAAGACCGCCGTTCCCGTACGGCCGGGCCACTACGAGGTGGTCCAGCGCGCCGCCCGGGTGGAGATCATCCCGGGCACGACGACGGAGATCTGGGGATACGACGGCACCTTCCCCGGCCCCACCTTCGACCTGCGCCGCGCCGGCCGTACCGTCATCCGGGTCCGCAACGAGCTGCCCGTGCCCACCTCCACGCACCTGCACGGCGGGGTCACCCCGCCCGGCTCCGACGGCTACCCCACCGACCTGGTGGTGGCCGAGGGCAGGGGGTTCCGGCCGCCGCCCGGCGCGCACGCCGGCCACGACCTGTCGCAGTGGACCTTCCACTCCGGGGCCAGGGACTACGTCTACCCGCTGGACCAGCGGGCCGCCACGCTCTGGTACCACGACCACCGGATGGACTTCACCGCCCCGCAGGTCTGGCGTGGCCTGGCCGGCTTCCTGCTGGTCCGCGACGACGAGGACGACGCGCTGCCGCTGCCGAAGGGCGCGCGGGACCTCCCGCTGATGATCTGCGACCGGTCCTTCGAGGAGGACGGCGCGTTCCGCTACCCGGAGGTGGACCCGAGCCTGCTGGTCAAGGCGGGGGTGGAGGACGACTTCATGGAAGGTGTCGAGGGCGACGTGATCCTGGTCAACGGCGCCCCCTGGCCGGTGCTCGACGTGGACGCCGCCCGCTACCGGCTGCGGCTGCTCAACGCCTCCAACGCCCGTCGCTACCGCCTCGCGCTGGCCCCCGGCGGCAGGTTCGTCCAGGTCGGCAGCGACCTCGGGCTGCTGGCCGCCCCGGTGACCCATGAGGCGATCACCATCGCCCCTGCCGAGCGGTTCGACGTGGTCGTGGACTTCTCCGCCTACCCCGTCGGCACCGAGGTGACGCTGGTCAACACCCTGGGCACCGGATCGACGCGCGACGTGATGCGGTTCCGCGTCGCCCGCAAGGCGAAGGACGACAGCGCGGTGCCCAGGCGGCTGTCCCGGATCGACCCCCCTGACCGGTCCGGAGCGGTGGCCACGAGGGTCTTCGACTTCCGCATGACCGGGCAGGGCGGCGGAGCGGCCTGGACGATCAACGGGCGGCCGTTCCGGCCCGGCAGCCCGCTGGCCAGGCCGCGGCTGAACACCACCGAGGTGTGGCGGTTCACCAGCGACTTCCATCACCCCGTGCACGTGCACCTGGCGCACTTCCAAGTGCTGTCACGCGGCGGCAGGCCGCCCGCCCCGACGGACGCGGGCTGGAAGGACACCGTCGACGTCCGGCCGTACGAGGTCGTCGACGTCCTGGTCCGCTTCGAGGGATACCGGGGCCGCTACATGCTGCACTGCCACAACCTCGAACACGAGGACATGGCGATGATGGCCGACTTCGAAGTGATCTGA
- a CDS encoding S8 family peptidase yields MKRTVLLTSLLALAATALPQTPAALAAGPAQPPPAAPVTLQGVGPGPHVITLVTGDKVTLTQAAADRFDVKTEPAARSDGRRPRLVTRTTPEGVYVLPTDAMPAIQAGRLDRRLFDVRYLAENGYADDRTKQVPVIVQYPKDREGATLKRAADEIPASVPTKTLDSIHASAVNVTKAEAGTFWEAVRTAPSAGLKASDTLSGGIAKLWLDGKVKAVLDESVAMIGAPQAWAGGHDGTGVKVAVLDTGIDATHPDFAGKIATSQSFVPDAPVTDGHGHGTHVASTIAGSGAASGGKYKGVAPGAQLVVGKVLADDGSGQDSWIIEGMEWAANSGSKVVSMSLGAGPSDGTDPISQAVNDLSASTGTLFVIAAGNSGALPGTVALPGAAEAALTVAAVDKQDQMAYFSGRGPRFGDSGLKPDIAAPGVDIAAARATGTTMGTPVDDRYTEASGTSMATPHVAGAAAIMAQQHPDWKGPLLKAALMSTSKDDGFTVYEQGAGRVDLAKAYTQRVFATTGGIDFGSVTEEGETLQRELSYSNLTDQPVTLTLTPALRTVGGTAVEGRLSTDPTLTVPANGTATATVTLDTAGLEFGTYTGAVTAEADGVRLTTPVGTVREAPLVQLTVRTIGRDGKPVSPWYQQTLDVGGAKGYIDGTVVSDEGITITRVPVGTHSVMQLVAAVDSDDRLNETLLINPEVTVTGDTEITLDARQASQVRFSTPKPAEPLNNFWVAATQRTIANGLTYATQMTPGSSASAWAKLWVTPTKPVTKGKFRFSGQWTLGQAQVTMSAGKRKPITLDPVAPQHQGFSDGQRQNELPDWRPFSGTQNLPLIDVGEGRPEDLAGKDLRGKLVLMETGSTANYDLSCSTMITQIIPIREAGAAGLALFPSKSGSCSLPVNIYQKINTGDPKPVGIPNVSLSNKEGLELRARLASEPVSVRVTGTPETPYSYFLKPYAEGSVPKSLHYTFTGKQLAQVDMDIHATQPTSHNNWRMIYKQDDVATTVTATSMWSPVAFTGPTSRTDWVGPIDPEVINSHGMSSASLDGTVPFETRFRVEKLDRPGRTRQQWFTAGLTPGAFTASEKVYAMADKDAPPLTTMGIDLVCTICVQGDTLWAEFAPAGTPDKHPTSDGFWKSDSLLTPDYDLHLYRDSKEIPRVTVPGLDNLPAFTLPEGAGTYRLTAKNAQHDTEWTFRAPPAKEHVLPGSFCKYWIIEGVTEQCRPTPVVFAGYDLGDTLAMDNTVRAGRSHTFTVEAYHSPSAAKMPKIAGLKLWMSTDDGAKWTPVPVKRDRDGAYTASTRYPSLRDTKGAVSLKVEAWDAEGNRLKQTSTRLFNLR; encoded by the coding sequence GTGAAACGCACCGTCCTGCTGACCTCACTCCTCGCACTGGCCGCGACCGCGCTGCCGCAGACGCCGGCGGCACTGGCCGCCGGGCCGGCGCAGCCGCCCCCGGCGGCTCCCGTCACACTCCAGGGTGTCGGCCCGGGCCCGCACGTCATCACCCTGGTCACCGGTGACAAGGTCACGCTCACCCAGGCCGCAGCCGACCGCTTCGACGTGAAGACCGAACCCGCCGCCCGCTCGGACGGCCGCCGGCCGCGGCTGGTCACCCGGACCACTCCCGAGGGCGTCTACGTCCTGCCCACCGACGCGATGCCCGCCATTCAGGCGGGGCGGCTGGACCGGCGGCTGTTCGACGTCAGATATCTGGCGGAGAACGGCTACGCCGACGACCGGACCAAGCAGGTCCCGGTGATCGTGCAGTACCCGAAGGACCGCGAGGGCGCCACCCTCAAGCGGGCTGCCGACGAGATCCCGGCCAGCGTCCCCACCAAGACGCTGGACAGCATCCACGCCTCCGCCGTGAACGTCACCAAGGCGGAGGCGGGGACGTTCTGGGAAGCCGTACGGACCGCCCCCTCAGCCGGTCTGAAAGCGTCCGACACGCTGAGCGGCGGGATCGCCAAGCTGTGGCTGGACGGCAAGGTCAAGGCCGTCCTGGACGAGAGCGTGGCCATGATCGGCGCGCCGCAGGCCTGGGCCGGCGGCCACGACGGCACCGGGGTGAAGGTCGCGGTGCTGGACACCGGCATCGACGCCACCCACCCCGACTTCGCAGGGAAGATCGCCACCTCCCAGTCCTTCGTCCCCGACGCGCCGGTCACGGACGGCCACGGGCACGGCACCCACGTGGCCTCCACCATCGCCGGCTCCGGAGCCGCGTCCGGCGGCAAGTACAAGGGAGTCGCGCCGGGCGCGCAGCTGGTCGTCGGCAAGGTGCTGGCCGACGACGGCTCCGGCCAGGACTCCTGGATCATCGAGGGTATGGAGTGGGCCGCCAACAGCGGCTCCAAGGTCGTCAGCATGAGCCTGGGCGCCGGCCCCAGCGACGGCACCGACCCGATCAGCCAGGCGGTCAACGACCTGAGCGCGTCCACCGGCACCCTGTTCGTCATCGCGGCGGGCAACTCCGGCGCCCTCCCCGGGACCGTGGCCCTGCCCGGCGCGGCCGAGGCCGCGCTCACCGTCGCCGCGGTCGACAAGCAGGACCAGATGGCCTACTTCTCCGGCCGGGGGCCGCGGTTCGGCGACTCGGGGCTCAAGCCCGACATCGCCGCGCCCGGTGTGGACATCGCCGCCGCCCGCGCCACGGGCACCACGATGGGCACCCCCGTCGACGACCGCTACACCGAGGCGTCCGGCACCTCGATGGCCACGCCGCACGTGGCGGGCGCGGCGGCGATCATGGCGCAGCAGCACCCCGACTGGAAGGGGCCGCTGCTCAAGGCCGCGCTGATGTCCACTTCCAAGGACGACGGCTTCACCGTGTACGAGCAGGGCGCCGGGCGGGTGGACCTCGCCAAGGCGTACACCCAGCGGGTCTTCGCCACCACCGGCGGGATCGACTTCGGCTCGGTGACCGAGGAGGGTGAGACCCTGCAGCGGGAGCTCTCCTACAGCAACCTCACCGACCAGCCGGTCACCCTCACGCTCACCCCCGCCCTGCGCACCGTCGGCGGGACCGCGGTGGAAGGCAGGCTGAGCACCGATCCGACCCTCACCGTGCCCGCGAACGGCACCGCCACGGCGACCGTCACCCTCGACACCGCCGGCCTGGAGTTCGGCACCTACACCGGCGCCGTGACGGCCGAGGCCGACGGCGTCCGGCTGACCACCCCGGTGGGCACGGTGCGCGAGGCTCCGCTCGTCCAGCTCACCGTCCGCACCATCGGCAGGGACGGCAAACCCGTCTCGCCCTGGTACCAGCAGACCCTCGACGTCGGCGGCGCGAAGGGATACATCGACGGCACCGTGGTGTCGGACGAGGGGATCACGATCACCCGGGTTCCGGTCGGCACGCACTCGGTGATGCAGCTGGTGGCCGCGGTGGACTCCGACGACCGGCTCAACGAGACGTTGCTGATCAACCCGGAGGTCACCGTCACCGGTGACACCGAGATCACGCTCGACGCCCGGCAGGCCTCCCAGGTCCGCTTCAGCACCCCGAAGCCCGCCGAGCCGCTGAACAACTTCTGGGTCGCCGCCACCCAGCGGACCATCGCCAACGGCCTGACATACGCCACCCAAATGACCCCGGGCTCGTCGGCCAGCGCATGGGCGAAGCTCTGGGTCACCCCCACCAAGCCCGTCACCAAGGGCAAGTTCCGCTTCTCCGGCCAGTGGACGCTGGGACAGGCCCAGGTCACCATGAGCGCGGGCAAGCGCAAGCCGATCACCCTGGATCCGGTTGCCCCCCAGCACCAGGGCTTCTCGGACGGCCAACGCCAGAACGAACTGCCCGACTGGAGGCCGTTCAGCGGGACGCAGAACCTGCCGCTCATCGACGTCGGCGAGGGCCGGCCCGAGGACCTCGCCGGGAAGGACCTGCGCGGCAAGCTCGTCCTCATGGAGACGGGATCCACGGCCAACTATGACTTGAGCTGCTCCACCATGATCACCCAGATCATCCCCATCCGTGAGGCCGGTGCGGCCGGATTGGCGCTCTTCCCGTCAAAGAGCGGCTCCTGCTCCCTTCCGGTCAACATCTACCAGAAGATCAACACCGGCGATCCCAAGCCCGTCGGTATCCCGAACGTCTCCCTGTCGAACAAGGAGGGACTGGAGCTGCGCGCCCGGCTCGCGAGCGAACCGGTCAGCGTCCGGGTGACCGGCACACCGGAAACGCCCTACTCCTACTTCCTCAAGCCGTACGCCGAGGGCAGCGTGCCGAAGTCCCTGCACTACACCTTCACCGGCAAGCAGCTCGCCCAGGTCGACATGGACATCCATGCCACCCAGCCGACCAGCCACAACAACTGGCGCATGATCTACAAGCAGGACGACGTGGCGACCACGGTGACGGCCACCTCGATGTGGTCGCCGGTGGCCTTCACCGGCCCGACCAGCAGGACCGATTGGGTCGGGCCCATCGATCCCGAGGTCATCAACTCGCACGGCATGAGCTCCGCCAGCCTCGACGGGACGGTGCCCTTCGAGACCCGGTTCCGCGTCGAGAAGCTCGACCGTCCCGGCCGTACCCGGCAGCAGTGGTTCACCGCCGGCCTGACGCCGGGCGCCTTCACCGCGTCGGAGAAGGTCTACGCGATGGCCGACAAGGACGCGCCGCCGCTCACCACGATGGGCATCGACCTGGTGTGCACGATCTGCGTGCAGGGTGACACCCTCTGGGCCGAGTTCGCCCCGGCAGGCACACCCGACAAGCATCCGACCAGCGACGGATTCTGGAAGTCCGACTCGCTCCTCACCCCGGACTACGATCTCCACCTCTATCGGGACAGCAAGGAGATCCCGCGCGTCACGGTGCCCGGCCTGGACAACCTCCCCGCGTTCACCCTGCCCGAGGGCGCCGGCACCTACCGGCTGACCGCGAAGAACGCCCAGCACGACACCGAGTGGACGTTCCGCGCCCCGCCGGCCAAGGAACACGTGCTGCCGGGATCGTTCTGCAAGTATTGGATCATCGAGGGAGTCACCGAGCAGTGCCGGCCCACCCCGGTCGTCTTCGCCGGCTACGACCTGGGCGACACCCTGGCGATGGACAACACCGTCCGCGCCGGCCGATCCCACACGTTCACCGTCGAGGCCTACCACTCGCCGTCCGCGGCGAAGATGCCGAAGATCGCCGGGCTCAAGCTGTGGATGAGCACCGACGACGGCGCCAAGTGGACGCCCGTCCCGGTCAAGCGCGACCGTGACGGCGCCTACACCGCCAGCACCCGCTACCCGTCCCTGCGCGACACCAAGGGCGCGGTCAGCCTGAAGGTCGAAGCCTGGGACGCCGAGGGCAACCGCCTCAAGCAGACCAGCACCCGCCTGTTCAACCTGCGCTGA